GGGGACAGGTCTCAGCCCTCACTGTCAGAGGGCCCAGATACCCAGAGAAAGGGAAGAACTTCCCTGTGCTCTTGGTGCCTCAGGGCAGTGTAAAACGGGGCTGAGAGGCAGAACCAGAGCGAGGAAGGGAGCTGTGAGCACAGTGCTGCTCCAGTGCTGGGGAAATTTGGTGTGGAGTGGGATTAAAGATAGGATGCTCCCAGAGCTGAGAGGGGCAGCCACCACTTACCTGTGCCAGAGCAGAGGCATCTCTGCCATGGGGCAGGCagactgccagccctgcagcagcctttTCTTCCCCCATGCTGCTGCATCTGCACCAGCTCCACAGTGAACTCCTTACTGATTCAGCCCCTCATGCCCTGGCAGATGCTACTGAATAGGAAGACCATCGTGCTGGGGGCCCTGATTGGGCCACGGGTTGTCCCCTTTATAGCTGTGCTTATCCACAAGCAGCTTGGAAGGAAGCTGCTACAAACACCCGGGATCCCACCAGAACAAGGCACCACCCACCTTATGAGGGTGACGCCTGTCACCTGGCAGTGCTGGTAACCACCATGAACACCCGCAGGtcaggcccaggcaggcagcagctaTGCAAGGCAGGTCCATCTGTTTATACCAAAGCTGCTCCAAGCTCAGAGAGCCcgtccccagcgccagggcagcGAGGAGGCTCTGCAGAGCGCTGCCACGCAGCAGCAACAGTAAGAGCAGCACTCAACCAGCCCCCGATACCAAGTCCATTGCCTCTTGACAGCACGTCCGGACACCCCTCAGGGTGTTATAGGCTCCTTTACAGAGCTGGGAGACCCAAAATTTTGCAAGGAGATCTTGCAAGGATTTCTGGCAAGTTTTGCCAGAAATTAAGCTGCCAAATAGGAATGCAATTACAACAAGCCAGCAGATGGCAACAGCACCTTGTTTAGTCTTAATATGATTTTTCCAAGTGGGGTTTGTGGCAACCCTTCCCAGACTGGTTCTGCTCTTACTCAGCTCCATCGCAGATGCTCCATGGCTGCACAGAGCACCTCTGGCAGATGACAAGCTAGGctgtgctgcaggggacagaaagAACCTGCACCTAAGCTGCCAGGGGAGATGAAGCCCATTCAAGGTTGCTGGAGCCCACACAGCACAGGCAGCCTGTGCCCCTGCCACACAACAGGGACACAGCCACAGCTTTACTCAAGGCCCTTCTCAAGTCCATAGGAAAGGGGCTGCAGTCTGGCAAAAAAGGAGATTCTAAGGAAGTCCAGCATGAGGCAAAAAGCACCAACACCTCAGACACAGGATGAAGCTCACAAGTCATGGCATTTCACAAAGATTTTATTTGCAGCAACCCAGCAGAGCTTTCACAGCCCCCAACACCACAAACCAAGGGCGAGTCCAACCCAGAGATGGTCATATGGTTGACTGTAGCTGTGCCACTGGCAGAGCTTCTGCTGTATGAACACACCAAGTTGACAGCAGCAAGCACGCACCTAAGCAGAGGTAGCAGGTTCAAGTACCAGGGCCTAGAAGTCCTCATGCTTCTCCAAGCACATATGGCACCTGCCCAGCTGGTCAAAGCAGTACATTTGGTATTAGAAGAGCTGTAAGTGGTTGCTTCATTTTCCACATTGATGCCAGTCAACCATGGGTCTAGAGATCTTGAAGTTCATGCAGCAGTGACAGGACAGAAATGCCTTTCAAGGCCATCATTCTCCAGGGACATTAGTAGTTGAGCACATTATTGCGCAGTTGTCAGATAAGCTTGAGTCCCgctgcccactgccctctcccCCACGCCTCTTCCCCACCTTAGCTGGTGACAGTTTCCCTAACAGTATTAGGCTATGAATAGTTCCCACCCCTTCACCTTCTTAGGCGGACTTCCTGGTACGCTGCTGCCCAGAGTACCACAAACACATTGAACCTCCTATAGCTGCCAATACCACTCTACAGCTCTGCTCAGGAGCTGAGCACACTCTTTTACCTCCTAGCAAATGGGTTGCAGGAGCAGTTGGCATAATCCAGACACTCCAGACACTGAGCGGGAAAGCCACATGCTCATGTTTCTCCCTGCCTGGGGAAGGAGGGCCAGATGTCCTTTGTGCAGAGCTGCGCTCTGGGAAAGCTACAGAAGAGCTGGGTATTGTGCATACCACGAGAAGACCAGCCCACATAATCCTCCAGCATGTGTTAGGTTCTGATCCAGTCCCATGTTGGGTTCAGCTCATTTTAAGAAACATGAACATGGTTGATCATGGTAGATTtataaaaaatttcttttaatcaCACAAAACTGAAGTTTGTGATGAAGACTAGGTTGACAGTTCCTCTTAAATACCAGTATGCATAAGACATTGCATTAGGCACTAGGCAGCAGCCAACATCAGTTAGAGTCTGGCAACAGAAGCCATTTTAATACCTCCCTTCATACTTTGTGGAATTACAGGCTTTTGTAATACATACTGTTTCCACAGACAAGTTATCCAAGatttcccccaccccacctctgtACATCAGTAAACCATGTGTATTTGCACTAGAGTAGGGTTAACAACATTAGTGGCATCACAACCATCAAAAAAGGACAATTTTCTATACAAGATCTTTGCAAAAGTTGCAACAGGATTAGTGCATTACGACAGAACTGGAGATAGAAAAAAGTTGGCATGCTAGAGTCCAACACAAATAAAGACAATAGGCAGCTAGTTGTATGTACTATATTGACAAGATACTGATTGGTTACATGAAGAAACATACAatacaaaatacagaagaaaccAGGTTTGCTTCCCTCTGCCCCACCCCAAAATACTCATAATTGATTTGGTCAATAAGTGGCTAAAAAGCCAGAGTTTGTCACTATAATGCTACAGTTTAGTGGTTTTCCTAGGCATATTGTACTGGTATTAGCCTTAGCTTTTACATGTGGATAATTTTAAACAAGGTTCTGTCTAGTCTCAATATCCCTTTGTTTCCAATAGTGAACTACAGTACTGTGGGACCTGGGTGCTGCTGGCCCTCACCCACAGGAAGGGATGAGTTGGCTAGGCAGACACCAGGTCATGCATCCACCACCACCAGGAAGAGGGAAGAGCAGAAGttcatatattaaaaaagtgACTTAAGACTTAGAATTGAATTAGTATTTGTACAGAAAGGTGCAGGTGGAAGAGCTCCCTCCAGCCTATGATCAAGAAAGGGATGGAGAAATCAcagcagccaccagcagcagctgctctacTGTAAGTGCGATTGGTTAGAGTGGATTCCAGTCACGTCATTCGAAAGGGCTTCGGTCAGGTGGGAACAGTTGCTCAATTGCTGCAGCACTGGCTCCTACTAGGCTGACTGCTTTCTTGAAGGTCAACAACTCGATTCCTACCTGGACCGCCAGGAGCGTTCTGGGGTTCATTTTTTGGCAGTTTCTTGGCTAGAAAGAGACAACACATTAGTAGGCTTCTCTAAAAAGGCCAACCTCTTTCCTAGTGCTGCTGGATCACAAGCTGGGCTCAGCCTTGTTCTGGTCCAAGCCCTCATCTCTTAAGGACTTTTTGGGATCAGACACTGCTAGCAGCGCAAGTACAGTAAAGAAACATACTTCCAGCTTTGGCTGTCATGAATTCTGCTCCTTCCTTACTCATCCCAGCTAAAGGAATAGAGGGAGTGGGTTTGCAAAGCAAACACTCCAGGCTGTCAGTGACTGTCTGGGTGACAGACTGTTCACAAAAATATAGCAGTCTGGTCATCTGCTCCAGTAAGAGCCTCTAGAACCTGGCTGACATGGGAATTCCCATGGTTTTCAGTGGGATGCACTCCTGGTGCTCAGAGCTACTCCAGACATTCTCCTTCCCACAAGCTGTTACCTATTGCCATGAAGATTTCATTCACATTCATTGCTGTCTTTGCTGATGTCTCCATGAACAGCAAGCTGTTGTCATCTGCATATGTTTGTGCATCCTAGAAACAATCAGAACGGTAACAGCATTCTGCCAACAAGAGGGCCAAGCAGGCTTTGCATGCTTCACTTGTCGGCAGACAAAACAGTAAAGAAACTGTTTGCCCCACCGCAGGCCGGATACTCCCACCCCAACTCCCTGAACCCTGCTCAGCCACAACAGCTGGAAAACACGCACCACTGAATATTGGAGGCTGGCTATAACAGCACTGACTGTTTGTAAGCCACTTGACCCAAATGTAGACACAGGGTATTTCTCAAGCATAACACCTTGTACTTTGGTTAGCTAGGAATGTTATACACACTATGAATTCACCACAAGCAATTCTGTGCAGAGGTCTGAGATAAGAGCTTCTCCTTAAATGTCTGTCTTAAGCAACTTAAGGTAAGAGCTGTAAAAACTAGAGACCAAGCTGAGAATCTTCAGGTATCTTGTGTCTAAAGGATGCCTTTTCATACCTTACTGAAGGGAGACCATGAGTaagacagcagcagaggctgAAAAAGGAAGCTTGTGCTCTAAGGGCCTTTTCCTCCACAAACATTGTGTAAAGAATTGTTATCAAGAACAGCTACAAGGGCTGTGAAGGGAGAGGCAGGCTACAATTCCCTTTGAGTCTCCTTCTGGGGTCCTCAGGTTAGCGTGAATCTTGATCACCACACTTTTCCTGAAAGTGTTTCTAATATAGCCATCGTCTCCCCCACTCAGTAAAAACTGCTTTCCTGACTTATTCAGGCAGCGCCTGATCTGGGTTCCGGCTTACCTGAAAGTCGACAGCTCTCTTGGTAGCAAGATCTGCCTTGTTGCCTGCTAGTGCAATTACAATATTAGGGCTAGCCTGCCTCTGCAACTCCTTCACCCAGTTCTTGGCTCGTACAAACGTGTCCTGGAAACAAACAGGAGGCAGCAGTCAGGAAGGGCAGCCTCTTGTTAATCCACAGTGAAGATATGATTAGAATAAGTCTTTCCTGGAAGAAGTGTTTTGCCTCTACAGCACTTTGCAGCAGGATCCTTTATCAGCTTAGACAGCCTTGGTCAGAGCTGAGGAAGAGGCCATTAGCAGTCTTCAATAAACTCAGTACCTGCAGGTGGCATGATCTGTTGGCATCTGCAGGGACACCAAACCCAGACACTCTCCGAGGGAATTCAGAAGTGTCAGCTATGTGTGCAAATACCTCCTTCCCAATAGCCACTTAC
The sequence above is a segment of the Struthio camelus isolate bStrCam1 chromosome 25, bStrCam1.hap1, whole genome shotgun sequence genome. Coding sequences within it:
- the RAB5C gene encoding ras-related protein Rab-5C, which codes for MAGRGGAARPNGPAAGNKICQFKLVLLGESAVGKSSLVLRFVKGQFHEYQESTIGAAFLTQTVCLDDTTVKFEIWDTAGQERYHSLAPMYYRGAQAAIVVYDITNTDTFVRAKNWVKELQRQASPNIVIALAGNKADLATKRAVDFQDAQTYADDNSLLFMETSAKTAMNVNEIFMAIAKKLPKNEPQNAPGGPGRNRVVDLQESSQPSRSQCCSN